A single region of the Thermodesulfatator indicus DSM 15286 genome encodes:
- a CDS encoding methyl-accepting chemotaxis protein — protein sequence MTRLMTLKTKNILLIIMGLVFTLWSISIGIQFFLLNKEKEVVLTELGIFIISFFIGLGLCLYIGKKLEEEAQALISVMKKISQKDFTESAKEIPNSQNEIHILAKYFNQTIENSNQILKEVKEGIEQIASGSEEFSAIAEQVTQHSKETFKEVKKLASFTEQISEQLDLANRSVQELSAAISEISQNTATTAEESQSTSDQASLNSELMESLLKEIEHIKHAADIIQDIADQTNLLALNATIEAARAREAGKGFAVVASEIKELSRQTAQSTDQIRAWVENLVEKGMKLRETSQTLLNTMEKTVERAGSIASAIEEQTAVTQEIIHNTGSIAGELSNIMNMNNNLKSRTEEAESSIVGIKQAAEDMNKLALHLREMTNDYKIY from the coding sequence GTGACTAGATTAATGACACTCAAAACCAAAAACATACTACTAATTATTATGGGTTTAGTGTTTACCCTATGGAGTATAAGCATTGGCATTCAATTTTTCTTATTAAACAAGGAAAAAGAAGTTGTCTTGACAGAATTAGGTATTTTTATAATATCTTTTTTTATAGGGTTGGGGTTATGTCTTTACATTGGCAAAAAACTTGAAGAAGAAGCCCAGGCACTTATCTCGGTAATGAAAAAGATAAGCCAAAAAGATTTTACAGAAAGCGCTAAAGAAATACCTAATAGCCAAAATGAAATTCATATCCTGGCCAAGTACTTTAATCAAACTATAGAAAATAGCAATCAAATCTTAAAAGAAGTCAAAGAAGGCATTGAACAAATTGCCTCAGGCTCTGAAGAATTCTCAGCCATTGCTGAACAGGTTACCCAGCATTCTAAAGAAACCTTTAAGGAAGTCAAAAAGCTAGCCTCTTTTACGGAACAGATTAGCGAACAACTAGATTTGGCTAACCGCAGCGTTCAGGAATTGAGTGCCGCTATTTCAGAAATTTCTCAAAATACAGCCACCACTGCTGAAGAGAGCCAGAGCACCAGTGACCAGGCCTCTCTCAATAGTGAACTGATGGAAAGCCTTCTAAAAGAAATTGAACACATCAAACACGCAGCTGATATAATCCAAGATATTGCTGACCAGACTAATCTCTTAGCTTTAAACGCCACCATAGAAGCGGCTCGAGCGAGGGAGGCTGGTAAGGGCTTTGCCGTGGTAGCCAGTGAGATCAAAGAACTATCAAGACAAACGGCCCAATCGACAGACCAAATCAGGGCCTGGGTGGAAAACCTGGTGGAAAAAGGCATGAAATTGCGCGAAACCAGCCAGACTTTATTAAACACTATGGAAAAAACCGTTGAAAGAGCAGGAAGTATCGCCTCAGCCATTGAAGAACAAACTGCCGTTACTCAAGAAATAATACACAATACAGGCAGTATTGCTGGAGAACTATCAAATATCATGAATATGAATAACAACCTTAAAAGTAGAACCGAAGAAGCGGAAAGCTCTATTGTGGGTATAAAACAGGCCGCTGAAGACATGAATAAACTGGCCTTGCATCTAAGAGAAATGACCAATGATTATAAGATTTATTAA